A genomic stretch from Nitrospira sp. includes:
- a CDS encoding pyruvate synthase, with protein MWQRETFKKIKQIPREEHVLPGTALCAGCGGLEALRLAAKVLGDQVVYVNAAGCFTMLAAYPFSSFKGSWMYTTMGSAPAGAQGIRDALDVLIAKGRLPKSEDLKVVVLGGDGSTYDMALSSTSGAMHRTLDFYYICYDNEAYGNTGMQLSPATPYAARTATSPCSLHHPAATVQEKKDIFEIWRAHRPPYIATVAPRYPLDLEEKFARAAAFTGPKMFLALSACPTGWLYDPGATPEVAKLAVETGLWPLKEAVNGTITHTYIPKRKPVEAYLQLQGRFRHLFEPTLQADTIRHIQEGVDRYWQQATQEQA; from the coding sequence ATGTGGCAACGTGAGACGTTCAAGAAGATCAAGCAGATTCCACGTGAGGAGCATGTGCTGCCGGGAACGGCCTTGTGCGCCGGGTGCGGGGGGCTGGAAGCCTTGCGGCTCGCGGCGAAGGTGCTGGGCGACCAGGTCGTCTATGTGAATGCCGCCGGCTGTTTCACCATGTTGGCGGCCTATCCTTTTAGCTCATTCAAGGGATCGTGGATGTATACGACCATGGGCTCGGCGCCGGCCGGTGCACAGGGCATTCGCGATGCGTTGGATGTGTTGATCGCCAAGGGACGGCTGCCGAAGAGCGAGGATCTCAAAGTCGTCGTGCTGGGCGGCGACGGCTCCACGTACGATATGGCCTTGTCGTCGACCTCCGGAGCGATGCATCGCACGCTCGACTTTTATTACATCTGTTACGACAACGAAGCGTACGGCAACACCGGTATGCAGCTGTCCCCGGCTACTCCCTATGCTGCGCGGACGGCGACGTCACCCTGCAGTCTGCATCATCCTGCCGCGACGGTTCAGGAGAAGAAGGACATCTTTGAGATTTGGCGGGCGCATCGGCCTCCGTACATTGCGACGGTCGCCCCACGGTATCCGTTAGACTTGGAGGAAAAGTTTGCGCGGGCCGCCGCGTTCACCGGGCCGAAAATGTTTCTCGCCCTCTCCGCCTGTCCGACCGGCTGGTTGTATGATCCGGGAGCCACGCCGGAGGTGGCTAAGTTAGCCGTTGAGACCGGGCTCTGGCCGCTGAAGGAAGCCGTCAACGGGACGATTACCCACACGTACATCCCGAAGCGCAAGCCGGTGGAGGCGTATCTGCAACTGCAGGGACGCTTCCGACATCTGTTCGAGCCGACCCTGCAAGCGGACACCATTCGCCACATTCAAGAGGGCGTGGACCGTTATTGGCAACAGGCGACACAGGAGCAGGCATGA
- a CDS encoding hemerythrin domain-containing protein → MSNEKISVTFEQDHDRLDALFNTFQQLKRTDFAKAKDAFVEFKYGLQRHIVWEEDVLFPKWEENSGMAEGGPTQVMRTEHQMIGQCLEAIHDKVQQQNPESDREEQRLVEILTSHNMKEERILYPSIDQVISEAERVELYQAMKEIPEERYRTCCGSGQS, encoded by the coding sequence ATGTCGAACGAAAAAATCAGTGTGACGTTTGAGCAGGATCATGACCGGTTGGATGCACTCTTCAATACCTTCCAGCAACTGAAGCGGACAGATTTCGCCAAGGCGAAGGACGCCTTCGTCGAGTTCAAGTATGGCCTGCAGCGACATATCGTGTGGGAGGAAGATGTGTTGTTTCCCAAGTGGGAGGAAAACTCCGGCATGGCGGAAGGCGGCCCGACGCAGGTCATGCGTACCGAGCATCAGATGATCGGCCAATGCCTGGAGGCCATCCATGACAAAGTTCAGCAACAGAACCCCGAGAGCGATCGGGAGGAGCAGCGGTTGGTGGAGATCCTGACATCACATAACATGAAGGAGGAACGGATTCTCTACCCGTCGATCGATCAAGTCATCAGCGAGGCGGAGCGGGTGGAACTCTATCAGGCCATGAAGGAGATCCCGGAAGAGCGGTATCGAACCTGTTGCGGGAGCGGGCAGTCATGA
- a CDS encoding cytochrome c, whose amino-acid sequence MSRRRLRARAGLACMVVVVGLMTGCVEQHTSSARGVTPVHLPDVRTPIPLEAEARQEHRAVMLQHLETIQAIVAALADEDYRLAQGLTESHLGFFMHRYAMARQEPADFPPAYHDLAMAHHAAAEKLAEVMPTQDLKQILPQFNTVLKACVACHLEYKLRHS is encoded by the coding sequence ATGAGTCGGCGGCGATTGCGGGCGCGGGCTGGGCTGGCCTGCATGGTTGTGGTAGTGGGTCTCATGACCGGCTGCGTGGAGCAGCACACCTCGTCTGCGCGCGGTGTGACGCCGGTGCATCTGCCGGATGTACGCACGCCCATTCCGCTCGAGGCGGAGGCGCGACAGGAACATCGCGCTGTGATGCTCCAACATTTGGAAACGATTCAAGCGATCGTGGCGGCCCTGGCCGACGAAGACTATCGGTTGGCGCAGGGGCTGACGGAATCACATCTGGGATTCTTTATGCATCGGTACGCCATGGCCAGGCAGGAACCGGCTGACTTTCCGCCGGCCTATCACGATCTCGCGATGGCGCATCATGCGGCTGCCGAGAAGCTGGCCGAGGTGATGCCGACCCAGGATCTGAAGCAGATCCTGCCTCAGTTCAACACTGTGCTCAAGGCCTGTGTGGCGTGTCATTTGGAATACAAACTTCGTCATTCATAA
- a CDS encoding pyruvate synthase, with amino-acid sequence MDSHMMTGNLAAAWGARLADVDYIPAFPITPQTEIVEALAAWCERGELAARFVSMDSEHSMMTAAGAAEVTGARVFTATSSQGLLHAFEVLYSISGWRAPLVLVNVSRALAAPITLESDHNDVLAARDSGFLQIHAETCQEVLDSILMAYKIAEDERVMLPVIVNLDGFTLSFTREPVSLPDPNRVRQFLPPFRPSHLGFTASSPHALGVAVIGGTPYAYFRHQVHLAAQNALEVHQEAADSFHALFGRRYDLLEGYRLDDAEDVLVMTNSGASAGKAAVDAARAKGRRVGLLRLRVIRPWPAEAIRQALRGRRAVAVLDQNLAPGQGGILFQEIAACLYHESARPRALCSFVGGLGGQNLSEGEFQAVFDQTAEAGVRGTVGAPVLLYSADEHREMTQLQLVAAGNGKRNT; translated from the coding sequence ATGGACAGCCACATGATGACCGGGAACCTGGCCGCCGCGTGGGGAGCCAGGTTGGCGGACGTAGATTATATTCCGGCATTTCCCATTACCCCGCAGACGGAAATCGTGGAAGCCTTGGCCGCGTGGTGCGAACGCGGTGAGTTGGCGGCGCGATTCGTGAGTATGGACTCCGAGCACTCGATGATGACGGCAGCCGGTGCCGCGGAAGTCACCGGCGCGCGCGTGTTTACCGCCACATCTAGTCAAGGCTTGCTTCACGCGTTCGAAGTGCTCTACTCGATCTCGGGCTGGCGCGCACCGCTCGTGCTGGTGAATGTCTCGCGGGCCTTGGCCGCTCCGATTACGTTGGAGTCTGATCATAATGACGTCTTGGCCGCGCGGGATTCCGGGTTTCTGCAGATTCATGCGGAGACCTGCCAGGAGGTGTTGGATTCGATCTTGATGGCGTACAAGATTGCCGAAGATGAACGCGTGATGTTGCCGGTCATCGTGAATCTGGACGGGTTTACGCTGTCGTTTACCCGCGAGCCGGTGAGCCTTCCTGATCCGAACAGGGTGCGACAGTTTCTGCCTCCCTTCCGCCCCTCCCATCTTGGCTTCACGGCCTCGTCTCCGCATGCGTTGGGCGTGGCCGTGATCGGCGGCACGCCGTACGCATACTTCCGGCATCAAGTGCATTTGGCGGCACAGAATGCACTTGAGGTGCATCAGGAAGCTGCGGACTCGTTCCACGCACTGTTCGGTCGACGCTATGATCTGCTCGAAGGTTACCGGTTGGATGATGCGGAAGATGTGCTTGTGATGACGAACTCGGGCGCAAGCGCAGGCAAGGCGGCGGTCGACGCTGCCAGAGCCAAGGGGAGGCGAGTGGGGTTGCTTCGGTTGCGGGTGATTCGCCCCTGGCCGGCTGAGGCTATTCGACAGGCCTTACGCGGGCGACGGGCCGTGGCTGTGTTGGACCAGAATCTGGCGCCGGGGCAGGGTGGGATTCTCTTCCAGGAAATCGCGGCCTGTTTGTATCATGAGTCCGCGCGACCCCGGGCACTGTGCTCCTTCGTCGGCGGGTTAGGCGGTCAGAATCTGTCCGAAGGCGAATTCCAGGCCGTTTTCGATCAGACGGCAGAGGCAGGAGTCCGCGGAACCGTCGGCGCCCCGGTCTTGCTGTACAGTGCCGACGAACATCGAGAGATGACGCAGTTGCAGCTGGTTGCGGCTGGAAACGGGAAACGCAACACGTAA
- a CDS encoding CxxxxCH/CxxCH domain-containing protein codes for MRYLPLPRTAIPAVALTTLVLMIWVGWGTERSPAAFWAPGDLSRYHVDTAGCTNCHAPFGGPSATRCVRCHSEGYFESRATPAVSIWHRDLAVRQTACTGCHTEHRGALAHITEETRMNPHGDLVFRATGAGSCTACHAFGTRVATKVTLKDELIVRRLYEKGRGAHQPGRMGDCLSCHGGGGP; via the coding sequence ATGCGATACCTCCCGCTTCCGAGAACAGCGATTCCGGCGGTGGCCTTGACGACCCTCGTGTTGATGATCTGGGTGGGGTGGGGAACCGAGCGGAGTCCCGCCGCGTTCTGGGCTCCGGGCGACCTCAGCCGGTATCATGTCGATACCGCCGGTTGCACGAACTGCCATGCGCCGTTTGGTGGACCGAGCGCGACCCGCTGTGTGCGTTGCCACTCAGAAGGGTATTTTGAGAGTCGTGCGACTCCGGCGGTCTCCATCTGGCATCGCGATCTGGCTGTTCGACAGACAGCTTGTACCGGGTGCCATACGGAACATCGCGGGGCCTTGGCTCACATTACCGAAGAGACCAGGATGAATCCCCATGGCGATCTGGTGTTTCGCGCGACGGGCGCCGGCTCCTGCACCGCCTGCCATGCGTTCGGCACACGGGTCGCGACGAAGGTGACGCTGAAAGACGAGCTCATTGTGCGGCGGTTGTATGAAAAAGGGCGAGGCGCACATCAACCGGGCCGAATGGGGGACTGCCTCTCCTGTCATGGCGGAGGCGGGCCGTGA